A stretch of Brassica rapa cultivar Chiifu-401-42 chromosome A08, CAAS_Brap_v3.01, whole genome shotgun sequence DNA encodes these proteins:
- the LOC103834452 gene encoding probable protein phosphatase 2C 63, producing the protein MLRALARPLERCLGSRASGDGLLWQSELKPHAGGDYSIAVVQANSSLEDQSQVFTSSSATYVGVYDGHGGPEASRFVNRHLFPYIQKFAKEHGGLSADVIKKAFKETEEDFCGMVKRSLPMKPQMATVGSCCLFGAISNGTLYVANLGDSRAVLGSVVAGDDSSNSSNKGAAAERLSTDHNVAVEEVRKEVKELNPDDSQIVMYIRGVWRIKGIIQVSRSIGDVYLKKPEFYRDPIFQQHGNHIPLRRPAMTAEPSIIVRKLKPQDLFLIFASDGLWEHLSDEAAVEIVLKHPRTGIARKLVRAALEEAARKREMRYGDIKKIAKGVRRHFHDDISVVVVYLDQHKTTSSSNDRLIQKGGITAPPDIYSLRSDEAEQRRLLNVLY; encoded by the exons ATGTTGCGAGCTTTAGCGCGGCCTCTCGAACGGTGTTTAGGAAGCAGAGCGAGCGGCGACGGTTTGCTCTGGCAATCGGAATTGAAGCCGCACGCCGGCGGAGATTACTCGATCGCGGTGGTTCAAGCCAATTCTAGCCTTGAGGATCAGAGTCAGGTGTTCACGTCTTCCTCCGCTACTTACGTCGGCGTCTACGACGGCCATGGCGGACCCGAAGCTTCTAGATTCGTTAACAGACATCTCTTTCCTTATATTCAGA AGTTCGCAAAAGAACATGGAGGACTATCTGCAGACGTTATCAAAAAAGCATTCAAAGAAACTGAAGAGGATTTTTGCGGTATGGTTAAACGCTCACTTCCCATGAAGCCACAGATGGCTACTGTAGGATCTTGCTGTCTCTTTGGTGCCATCTCTAACGGCACGCTCTATGTCGCGAATCTCGGAGACTCGAGAGCCGTTCTTGGGAGCGTTGTTGCAGGGGATGATAGTAGTAATAGTAGTAACAAGGGTGCTGCTGCTGAACGGTTGTCTACTGATCATAACGTTGCTGTTGAAGAAGTTAGAAAGGAGGTTAAGGAACTTAACCCGGATGATTCACAGATCGTCATGTACATTCGTGGAGTTTGGAGGATTAAAGGCATTATTCAG GTATCTAGATCAATTGGTGATGTGTACTTGAAGAAGCCAGAGTTTTACAGGGATCCTATATTCCAGCAGCATGGAAATCACATTCCTTTGAGGAGACCCGCGATGACAGCTGAACCATCCATTATAGTAAGGAAGCTCAAGCCGCAAGACTTGTTTCTGATATTTGCATCAGATGGTCTCTGGGAGCATCTTAGTGATGAAGCAGCCGTAGAAATTGTACTCAAACACCCAAGAACT GGGATTGCAAGAAAACTTGTAAGAGCAGCTCTTGAAGAAGCAGCAAGGAAGAGAGAAATGAGATATGGAGATATAAAGAAAATAGCCAAAGGGGTTAGAAGGCATTTCCATGACGACATAAGCGTTGTTGTAGTTTATCTTGATCAACATAAAACCACTTCTTCATCGAATGATAGGTTGATCCAGAAAGGAGGAATCACTGCTCCACCGGATATCTACTCATTACGGTCAGATGAAGCGGAGCAAAGACGGCTACTCAATGTGTTATATTGA
- the LOC103834453 gene encoding probable prolyl 4-hydroxylase 9 gives MTSRLKSYKRKRLGLATVIAFCSLCFLIGFYSSALLSQNVPGVRPRLRMLEMVKNGEVEEEEEASSMPHGVTGDESVGSIPFQVLSWKPRALYFPNFATAEQCQAIIERAKVNLKPSALALRQGETAESTQGTRTSSGTFVSASEESTGALEFVEKKIARATMIPRTHGEAFNILRYELGQKYDSHYDVFNPAEYGPQTSQRIASFLLYLSDVEEGGETMFPFENGANMGDGYDYKQCMGLKVKPRKGDGLLFYSVFPNGTIDQTSLHGSCPVTKGEKWVATKWIRDQKQE, from the exons ATGACGAGCAGATTGAAGAGCTACAAGAGGAAGAGGCTAGGGTTAGCCACAGTCATCGCCTTCTGCTCTCTCTGTTTCCTCATCGGCTTCTACTCTTCTGCTCTGCTTTCTCAG AATGTGCCTGGAGTTAGACCCAGGTTGAGAATGCTGGAGATGGTGAAAAACGgtgaagtagaagaagaagaagaagcttcctCGATGCCTCATGGTGTTACTGGAGATGAATCCGTTGGATCGATTCCGTTTCAG GTACTGAGTTGGAAGCCGAGGGCTTTGTATTTTCCGAATTTCGCAACTGCAGAACAATGCCAAGCTATTATTGAGAGAGCAAAGGTTAATCTGAAACCTTCTGCTTTGgctctccggcaaggagaaacTGCTGAGAGCACTCAGGGCACTAGAACTAG CTCAGGAACTTTTGTTAGTGCTTCAGAAGAGAGTACTGGTGCTCTGGAATTTGTTGAAAAGAAAATCGCAAGAGCTACGATGATCCCAAGGACCCATGGAGAG GCATTCAATATTTTAAGGTATGAACTTGGCCAAAAGTATGATTCCCACTATGATGTTTTCAACCCAGCAGAATATGGACCACAAACAAGCCAAAGG ATTGCTTCCTTCCTATTGTACTTATCTGATGTAGAAGAAGGCGGTGAAACCATGTTCCCTTTTGAG AACGGTGCTAATATGGGCGATGGATATGATTACAAGCAATGTATGGGGCTAAAAGTAAAACCTCGGAAAGGAGATGGTCTTCTTTTTTATTCAGTGTTTCCTAATGGAACAATTGATCAG ACTTCGCTTCACGGGAGTTGCCCGGTGACCAAAGGAGAGAAGTGGGTAGCGACCAAATGGATCAGAGACCAAAAGCAAGAATAA
- the LOC103834454 gene encoding 40S ribosomal protein S29, which produces MGFAAIWNSHPKKYGPGSRTCRVCGNSHGLIRKYGLNCCRQCFRSNAKEIGFIKYR; this is translated from the exons ATGGGTTTCGCTGCGATTTGGAACTCTCATCCCAAGAAGTACGGGCCTGGTTCCCGCACCTG CCGTGTGTGCGGAAACTCGCATGGGCTGATTAGGAAGTATGGTCTTAACTGCTGTAGACAGTGCTTCCGCAGCAACGCGAAAGAAATTGGATTCATCAAG TACCGTTAA